The following are encoded in a window of Castanea sativa cultivar Marrone di Chiusa Pesio chromosome 5, ASM4071231v1 genomic DNA:
- the LOC142634967 gene encoding protein PIR-like, with protein sequence MLPFVEYSDVSAYRLSLSEDTKALNQLNVLIQEGKDMASVLYTYHSCVKALPQLPDSMKQSQADLYLETYQVLDLEMSRLREIQRWQASAASKLAADMQRFSRPERRINGPTITHLWSMLKLLDVLVQLDHLKNAKASIPNDFSWYKRTFTQVSIQWQDTDSMRRS encoded by the exons ATGCTTCCTTTTGTAGAGTACAGTGACGTTTCTGCATACCGCCTATCTTTATCAGAGGACACAAAAGCTCTCAATCAGCTG AATGTCCTTATCCAAGAGGGGAAGGATATGGCATCTGTGCTTTATACATATCACAGTTGTGTCAAAGCGCTTCCTCAG CTTCCTGATTCTATGAAGCAAAGTCAAGCTGACTTGTATCTGGAAACGTATCAAGTTTTGGACTTGGAGATGAGTCGTTTGCGTGAAATTCAACGATGGCAAGCATCGGCTGCATCAAAA TTAGCTGCTGATATGCAACGCTTTTCTAGGCCTGAGCGCCGCATAAATGGCCCGACAATCACTCATCTCTG GTCCATGTTGAAGTTACTTGATGTCTTGGTGCAACTTGATCATCTCAAAAACGCCAAAGCAAGCATACCTAATGATTTCTCTTGGTATAAGAG GACATTCACACAAGTCAGCATTCAGTGGCAAGACACTGATTCAATGAGGAGGAGTTAG